Part of the Desulfolutivibrio sulfoxidireducens genome is shown below.
CGGCGTTTCGCACCGACACAATCGTTTTTTCATTCATGAGGTCGTGGTTTCCACCCGGGGTGTTTTTTCGCGAAGCAACCGCACGCAGACATAGCCCGCGAGCAGGGTGGGGGCAAGCATGGAGAAAAAGCTCTTCATGAACACCGGGGTGAAGGCCGCCTGGTTGGCCGAGGCCAGGTACATGGCCACGCACAATTCCACGATGAGCAGGATGTCCAGGACAACCACGGCGATCTTCTGGCGGGTGGTGAGTTCCCGATTGGCGACTTTGGTCTCGTTCATGGCGGTTCTCCCGTCGCGCCCTGTCCTGTCCGTCCGGCCCCGAAAGCCGGGGCCGGACGGACCAGGGGAAGAGGTTACTTCTTGTAGATGTCGGTCTTGCTGATGTTCATAAACCGCAGGGCCTTGCCGTCTTCCTTGTAGTAGATGCGCACCTCGTCGCCCGCATCCCACTCGGCGTCAGGGTACTTCATGAACTCGTCGCCCACCTGGACCACCACGTAGAGCTTCTGGCGTCCGGAATAGATGGTGACGGTCTTTTTCTCCTTGTCCACGGCGGGCAGCTTCTTGTCCTTCACCAAGTCGTTATCCTTGGTCACGCCGTCCTTTCTCTCCACCAGCTTGAACGGGACATGCACGAAGTTCTGGATGGCCCCGTCGTAGAAGATGATCTCGCTTTTTTCCATGTCCAGCTTCATCCGACCGCCGGCCTTGGGCTCGGGACCCACTTCCTTCGGATCCGTGGGCAAGGTGTAGGTCAGGGGCGGCAGGTACGAATAGTCCGGGTTCATGGTATCTATCTTCTTGTCACGGATGATGGTGACCACTTTTTTGTCCTTGTCGAAGGCCACGACCCGGCCCTGGTCCACCTTGCCGTACTCTCCGCAGCCCAGGATGCACATCACCGGGAGGGCGAGGAGCAGATTCAGCCACATGCGTCTCATGGATTCCTCCTTGTCGCTTCTTTGTTGTCCGCGTTTCGCCGTTCCCGTTTAGCCCCGGGCCTTCTTCGCCGCGATCTCCCGCTTGGCCCCCTGGACCATCTTCACGGTGATGTAGGCCGAAAGCGCCACCACCAGACCGTTGATCAGCCAGGTGGCCATGATGTCCGTGGCTTCCTTGGTCCCCGCGATGTAGTTGGGGATAAGCTTCAAAATGATGGACACGATGCAGCCGATGACCGCCAGGCCGAAGGCGATGCGGATGCCGTAGCCCTTGATGTACTTGGTGGCCACGGAGCCGACCTGGGCGCCCATCGCGGCCCCGATCAGCATGATGATGGCGGCCACCAGTTCGGTGCGTCCCTTGTAGGTGTAGGAGGCCGCGCCGTAGAGACCGGAGATCATGACCTCGAAGAGGT
Proteins encoded:
- a CDS encoding DUF4881 domain-containing protein, with product MRRMWLNLLLALPVMCILGCGEYGKVDQGRVVAFDKDKKVVTIIRDKKIDTMNPDYSYLPPLTYTLPTDPKEVGPEPKAGGRMKLDMEKSEIIFYDGAIQNFVHVPFKLVERKDGVTKDNDLVKDKKLPAVDKEKKTVTIYSGRQKLYVVVQVGDEFMKYPDAEWDAGDEVRIYYKEDGKALRFMNISKTDIYKK